One window from the genome of Dasypus novemcinctus isolate mDasNov1 unplaced genomic scaffold, mDasNov1.1.hap2 scaffold_108, whole genome shotgun sequence encodes:
- the LOC131277490 gene encoding zinc finger and SCAN domain-containing protein 4-like: protein MALDLRTSFRHDPSRSGHPGSHNLELEPTQGCDLQRREGNSKFQGPQLSLYQTSNGSFAKQELKRLRKVFHLWLQPEKHSKEEIISQLILEQLVMNGYCRNRSILKEKWDSSGRNLEKLVGELNDDCMKSPDFVHVHMQGQEALFSENMPLREVIYLMEQMPAGTPRGESMRTPFQGPQNIPLQTGHGDEYKDDSNIFVKRNQINVNITSQGNQVPYVVIIQEDDSPKPEEGSGSWKNLHNFRRAELGSPTSQEGSLGESSSQDVPMEVETQFLPRTDQASPKPALTNQSSDGTSRCGINQERVHSPPKSYKCEDCPRIFRFPSQLEAHQRRHRNERPFVCTECHKGFFQTSDLHVHQKIHMAEKPFRCSSCERSFSHKTNLLAHERIHSGDKPYVCCLCKKSYRQSSTYHRHVRMHQKINLKSDSATPEASSATALTKDL, encoded by the coding sequence ATGGCTTTAGATCTCAGAACTTCCTTTCGACATGACCCATCCAGGAGTGGTcatcctgggtcacacaatctagaGCTTGAACCTACCCAAGGATGTGATctccagaggagagaggggaacTCTAAGTTCCAGGGCCCTCAGCTCAGCTTATATCAAACCAGCAATGGCTCATTTGCAAAGCAGGAACTAAAAAGACTCCGTAAGGTATTTCACTTGTGGCTGCAGCCAGAAAAACACAgcaaggaagaaattatttctcaATTGATACTGGAACAGCTTGTGATGAATGGATACTGCAGGAACAGGtccattttgaaagaaaaatgggaTTCAAGTGGAAGAAATCTGGAAAAACTCGTGGGAGAGCTGAATGATGATTGCATGAAGTCACCTGATTTTGTCCATGTCCAcatgcagggacaggaagccctCTTCTCAGAGAATATGCCCTTAAGAGAAGTCATTTATCTCATGGAACAAATGCCAGCAGGAACCCCAAGAGGAGAGAGCATGAGGACACCCTTCCAAGGTCCCCAAAATATTCCCCTTCAAACAGGACATGGAGATGAATATAAAGATGACAGCAACATTTTTGTGAAACGCAATCAAATTAATGTCAATATTACTAGTCAAGGAAATCAAGTACCTTACGTGGTTATTATTCAGGAAGATGATAGCCCTAAGCCTGAAGAGGGGAGTGGTTCTTGGAAGAACCTGCACAACTTTAGAAGAGCAGAGCTTGGCTCCCCCACATCCCAGGAAGGATCCCTAGGAGAATCCTCTTCTCAAGATGTCCCTATGGAGGTGGAAACGCAGTTTCTTCCCAGGACAGATCAAGCCAGCCCTAAGCCTGCCCTTACCAATCAAAGCAGTGATGGAACATCCAGATGTGGGATAAACCAAGAAAGAGTCCACAGTCCCCCAAAGTCATACAAATGTGAGGACTGTCCCAGGATCTTCAGGTTTCCCTCTCAGCTAGAAGCCCACCAGAGAAGACACAGGAATGAAAGGCCATTTGTTTGCACTGAGTGTCATAAAGGTTTCTTCCAGACATCAGACCTCCACGTGCACCAGAAGATTCACATGGCGGAGAAGCCCTTCAGGTGCAGCTCGTGTGAAAGATCCTTCAGCCACAAAACCAACTTGCTAGCTCATGAGAGAATCCACTCTGGAGATAAGCCCTATGTGTGTTGCCTTTGCAAAAAGAGCTACCGCCAGTCATCCACATACCACCGTCATGTGCGGATGCACCAGAAAATTAATCTCAAAAGTGATTCTGCCACTCCAGAAGCTTCCTCAGCTACTGCCCTGACAAAAGATTTATAA
- the LOC139438500 gene encoding olfactory receptor 7A17-like: MYLVTIFGNLLIILAIIIDCHLHTPMYFFLSILSLCDIGLSSTTVPKMLVNIQAQSRIITYAGCLTQMYFFLLFGGLDDCLLAVMAYDHFVAICHPLHYTVSMKPQICVLMALGSWTMSVMESCLQSLLVSQLSFCSSVEIPNFFCELHQMVQLACSDTFLNYLVMYLIAGVLAGGPLAGILFSYYKIVSSVFAISSAQGKYKAFSTCASHLSVVSLFYFTTIAVYHSPAASNDTHSGAPAAVMYTMVTPMLNPFIYSLRNKDIKKALKKCFGRKVCKVSFVLQQLKGQF, encoded by the coding sequence atgtacctggtcaccatttttgggaacctgctcatcatcctggccatcatcatTGACtgtcacctccacacacccatgtacttcttcctctcaatCTTGTCCCTTTGTGATATTGGTTTATCCTCCActactgtcccaaagatgctggtgAACATCCAGGCACAGAGTAGAATCATAACCTATGCAGGCTgcctcacccagatgtattttttcttgctctttggaGGGTTGGATGACTGCCTCCTGgccgtgatggcctatgaccactttgtggccatctgccaccccctTCACTATACAGTCTCTATGAAACCCCAGATCTGTGTCCTGATGGCTCTGGGGTCCTGGACCATGAGTGTTATGGAATCCTGTTTACAGAGTTTATTGGTGTCACAACTGTCCTTTTGTTCAAGTGTAGAAATCccaaactttttctgtgaacttcaTCAGATGGTCCAACTTGCCTGTTCTGACACTTTTCTCAATTACTTAGTAATGTATTTAATAGCTGGAGTGCTGGCTGGGGGTCCCCTTGCTGGAATCCTTTTCTCCTACTATAAGATTGTTTCCTCTGTATTTGCAATCTCATCAGCTCAGgggaaatataaagcattttcaacctgtgcatctcacctctcagtagtctccttattttatttcacGACCATAGCAGTGTACCACAGTCCTGCTGCTTCAAATGACACACATTCAGGTGCACCAGCCGCGGTCATGTACACTATGGTCacacccatgctgaaccccttcatctatagtctgaggaataaagatataaagaaggcTCTGAAAAAATGCTTTGGGAGGAAAGTCTGCAAAGTGTCATTTGTCTTGCAGCAGCTGAAAGGCCAGTTTTAG